A window from Sebastes fasciatus isolate fSebFas1 chromosome 22, fSebFas1.pri, whole genome shotgun sequence encodes these proteins:
- the LOC141760861 gene encoding E3 ubiquitin-protein ligase TRIM39-like encodes MRTIEMLNMTTQKGTNMTLSVPLEEQFQCCICLDIYTDPASIPCGHNFCLDCIDGFWDTKTKYECPLCKETFRKRPQLRINHGYAEIIDIYKRSQGEDMDYVSPPGSRKNSRNQLFQADEMSCDICHGDKSPSVKSCQTCQASYCELHLLPHLRDPVLQRHQLMDPAAFIASHLCRKHNRPLTMFCMKDQKPVCMRCTEREHKNHKTIPIEKESKRVKACLRESKASIKQMIHARLRKQEEIKHSVNQGKKITDREIQSSAQVCSMLITAIKGHQAELVEELVERQQEAERRALEMFKELQQEIHDLQTRGSEVQGLERSQNPVHLLQSFKSQSRLPSTREWSEVVVHSDNCIGTVSRAVSKLVNVCQDLANKLSAEETDKLNQYAVDVTLDPETASGWLVLSPDRKKVTVSSQKNNAPLPDNPQRFNACVCVLGKQSFISGRRYWEVQVGDKTDWDLGVAKETINRKGAITVRPDSGYWAICRRKGGSLSACAGPSVTLELQKTPQKVGVFLDYEEGLVSFYDAEAKIHIYTYSGCDFTKSLYPYFNPCVQGNGKNTEPLIICPLEERVWEQQDITIESVV; translated from the exons ATGAGGACAATCGAGATGCTCAACATGACAACCCAAAAAG GAACAAACATGACCCTTTCCGTGCCGCTTGAGGAGCAGTTTCAGTGCTGCATCTGTCTGGACATCTACACCGACCCTGCTTCCATTCCTTGTGGACACAACTTTTGCCTGGACTGCATCGACGGCTTCTGGGATACTAAGACCAAATATGAGTGTCCGCTCTGCAAAGAGACATTCAGAAAGCGTCCACAACTCAGGATCAACCATGGATATGCTGAAATCATTGATATCTATAAAag GTCTCAAGGGGAGGATATGGACTATGTGTCGCCACCGGGAAGCAGGAAAAATTCCCGAAACCAACTTTTTCAGGCTGATGAAATGTCCTGTGACATTTGCCACGGAGACAAGTCACCATCGGTCAAGTCGTGCCAAACGTGCCAGGCGTCTTATTGTGAGCTTCACCTCTTACCACACCTGAGGGATCCAGTACTGCAGAGACACCAGCTGATGGATCCGGCCGCCTTCATCGCCAGTCACCTCTGCCGAAAACACAACAGGCCACTGACAATGTTCTGCATGAAAGACCAGAAGCCTGTTTGTATGAGATGCACAGAGAGGGAGCACAAAAACCACAAGACCATACCCATAGAGAAGGAAAGCAAGAGGGTCAAG GCTTGTTTGAGGGAGTCGAAGGCCAGCATTAAACAGATGATCCATGCCAGACTGAGAAAGCAGGAGGAGATAAAACATTCAGTGAATCAAGGCAAA AAAATCACAGATAGGGAGATACAAAGCAGCGCTCAGGTCTGCAGCATGCTGATAACCGCCATCAAGGGACACCAGGCCGAGTTGGtggaggagctggtggagaGACAGCAAGAAGCTGAGAGGAGAGCCCTGGAGATGTTTaaggagctgcagcaggaaATCCACGATCTGCAGACGAGGGGCAGCGAGGTGCAGGGACTGGAGCGCTCTCAGAACCCTGTTCACCTCCTACAG AGTTTCAAGTCTCAGAGTCGACTCCCATCCACTAGAGAGTGGTCTGAGGTCGTAGTCCACTCAGATAACTGCATTGGGACGGTGTCGAGAGCCGTCTCCAAGCTTGTGAACGTCTGCCAGGATCTGGCGAACAAACTGTCTGCAGAGG AAACCGACAAGCTGAACCAATATGCAG TTGATGTCACTCTGGATCCTGAGACTGCTTCAGGCTGGCTGGTCCTGTCTCCAGACAGAAAGAAG GTGACCGTCAGCAGCCAGAAGAATAATGCCCCACTGCCAGACAATCCTCAGAGGTTTAATGCCTGTGTCTGCGTTTTGGGGAAACAAAGCTTCATATCTGGAAGACGCTACTGGGAGGTTCAG GTTGGAGATAAAACAGATTGGGATCTGGGCGTGGCCAAGGAGACCATCAACAGGAAGGGAGCCATCACAGTGCGTCCTGACAGCGGTTACTGGGCCATCTGCCGGCGTAAAGGCGGCAGTCTCAGTGCCTGCGCCGGTCCCTCCGTCACCCTCGAGCTCCAGAAAACACCCCAGAAAGTGGGCGTGTTCCTGGACTACGAGGAAGGATTGGTGTCCTTCTACGACGCAGAAGCAAAGATCCACATCTACACTTACAGCGGGTGTGACTTCACCAAGTCCCTCTACCCGTACTTTAACCCCTGTGTTCAAGGTAATGGGAAGAACACCGAACCACTGATAATCTGTCCTCTTGAGGAAAGAGTCTGGGAACAACAGGACATAACCATTGAGTCAGTTGTGTGA
- the LOC141760601 gene encoding E3 ubiquitin-protein ligase TRIM21-like encodes MACALSEDQFRCIICLDIFHNPVSIPCGHNFCLGCIKRFWDTSHKSECPLCKEAFKIRPELRINVGLKDITQQFKKSPPYKRPPGKRPPNLPPRQASKNDDVPCDICQGNSVMAVKSCLACQMSYCEIHLTPHLRDSVLTKHRLTDPATFVTSHLCRIHNKVLDKFCKSHQTPICIKCRELDHKHHEIISIEKESKRVRTQMKKSEAEFQQMIQTRIKKLEEINTSAKLSKVNKELEIQKSIEVVTMVISVIEKNQASLIEKMEQKQEVAEKTEGELIKELGQEINELQRRRSELQHLEHSDDPLHILQCFPSLSSPLFSRDWSEVRAQPDGYIGTVRRAFTKLVDVCHTLEKKLAAEEMSKTYQYEAHVTLDPVTASGWLSLSADGKQVSLSHQQKKPAPPDDPLRFDSCVSVLGKQSFTSGKHYWEVQVGDKTDWDLGVARESINRKGAITVRPDCGYWAICRRKGGSLSACAGPSVTPHLQETPQKVGVFLDCDEGSVSFYDAEAKAHIYTYGECGFNEPLYPYLNPCLHDNGKNTAPLIICPVEFGDSDTIAAF; translated from the exons ATGGCCTGTGCATTGTCTGAGGATCAATTTCGGTGCATCATCTGTCTGGATATCTTCCACAACCCTGTCTCCATCCCATGTGGACACAATTTCTGCCTGGGATGCATCAAACGCTTCTGGGATACAAGTCACAAGTCGGAGTGTCCGCTGTGCAAAGAGGCCTTCAAAATCCGTCCAGAACTCAGGATCAACGTAGGCTTAAAGGACATCACCCAGCAATTTAAAAAGTCT CCACCATACAAGCGACCCCCAGGAAAGAGACCACCAAATTTGCCACCAAGACAAGCTTCTAAGAATGATGACGTTCCATGCGACATCTGCCAGGGAAACAGTGTAATGGCAGTCAAGTCGTGCCTCGCCTGCCAGATGTCTTACTGTGAAATTCACCTGACACCTCATCTAAGGGATTCAGTTTTGACAAAGCACAGGCTGACGGATCCGGCTACCTTCGTCACCAGTCACCTCTGCAGAATTCACAACAAGGTCTTGGATAAGTTTTGCAAGAGTCATCAGACACCGATCTGTATAAAATGCAGAGAGTTGGACCACAAACACCATGAGATCATCTCGATAGAGAAGGAGAGCAAGAGGGTCAGG ACTCAGATGAAGAAGAGCGAAGCAGAGTTTCAACAGATGATCCAGACCAGAATCAAAAAGCTTGAGGAGATCAACACTTCGGCAAAGTTGAGCAAA GTAAATAAAGAACTAGAGATACAAAAAAGCATTGAGGTCGTCACCATGGTGATAAGCGTCATTGAGAAAAACCAGGCTTCGCTCATTGAGAAGATGGAGCAGAAGCAGGAAGTGGCTGAGAAGACAGAAGGGGAGCTCATCAAAGAGCTTGGGCAGGAAATCAATGAACTGCAGAGGAGACGAAGTGAGCTGCAGCACCTGGAACACAGTGACGACCCCCTTCATATCCTACAG TGTTTCCCCTCTCTGAGTTCGCCACTCTTCAGCAGGgactggtctgaggtcagagcCCAACCGGACGGCTACATAGGGACAGTGAGGAGAGCTTTCACCAAGCTGGTGGACGTGTGCCATACACTTGAAAAGAAGTTGGCTGCAGAAG aAATGAGCAAGACTTATCAATATGAAG CGCATGTGACTCTGGATCCGGTGACTGCTTCGGGCTGGTTGAGTCTGTCCGCAGATGGGAAACAG GTGAGCCTCAGCCACCAGCAGAAGAAACCCGCTCCCCCTGACGACCCCCTCAGGTTCGACTCCTGCGTCTCCGTTTTGGGGAAACAAAGCTTCACCTCTGGGAAACATTACTGGGAGGTTCAG GTTGGAGATAAAACAGATTGGGATCTCGGTGTGGCCAGGGAGTCCATCAACAGGAAGGGGGCCATCACAGTGCGTCCTGACTGCGGTTACTGGGCCATCTGCCGGCGGAAAGGCGGCAGCCTCAGCGCCTGCGCCGGTCCCTCCGTCACCCCCCACCTCCAGGAAACACCCCAGAAAGTGGGCGTGTTCCTGGACTGCGATGAAGGATCAGTGTCCTTCTACGACGCAGAAGCAAAGGCCCACATTTACACTTACGGCGAGTGTGGCTTCAATGAGCCTCTATACCCGTACTTAAACCCCTGTCTACATGACAACGGGAAGAACACCGCCCCGTTGATTATCTGTCCTGTTGAATTTGGAGACAGTGATACGATTGCAGCATTTTGA